Proteins encoded within one genomic window of Choristoneura fumiferana chromosome 28, NRCan_CFum_1, whole genome shotgun sequence:
- the LOC141443726 gene encoding uncharacterized protein — protein MRIRTFCKFVEVSELESMVLHDSTVVIDGKNYFYNSYQESQLPFKLGCESHRYANYLREHLAMFKKANIKCYFIFKGGLPNMAKKLPCNIADHVTPAFMKNIYMEVLKEMDFEYVTCEYDSKRDIIELAQTLDCPVISYDVEFCFTGLRYIPRNELKFNERDNTITCRYFSLDKFMRKYTLTAEKLALFIVLADEHIFPEDFFQEFFKRIRAPLGYFKRNLSLLYWLSKNNRNTTLKMVSQFVNAEDEKKFVEEVDKAQLLIGKREKGGLGAACLLNPAAVTVAPGDPEWFAKGVASNNIPINYVNLYRYKHFFGSLDVELVDPMASSLDIVKYAYDLITDFRNDGFTLVYDMNSKRESMVVSELYSIRKPEYEASVCVFENGWDSVRELALFEHFLKETLQLASLEPLTKLPEGARLLTVALVYFSRKKSVDTSTEATCVLLSYITLSLVLQKCGKNLPKFPFQSKPILDSTTDESTVTDEDCNIAAAVLAEYLAVPETAEQETVDDDQVLYQLKEFQICLRRLDDLNLLCGAPLPPTVYSRVYSAALVARLRVAAGSGDPQPFFDKLLAPAPTVYAFLNGLIEAYQAM, from the coding sequence ATGAGGATAAGGACATTCTGCAAGTTCGTCGAAGTGAGCGAGTTAGAGTCTATGGTTCTCCACGACTCCACCGTCGTCATAGATGGGAAGAACTACTTCTACAATTCCTACCAGGAGAGCCAACTACCCTTCAAACTTGGCTGCGAGAGCCATCGCTACGCCAACTACCTGCGAGAACACCTCGCCATGTTCAAGAAAGCCAACATCAAATGCTATTTCATCTTTAAAGGTGGACTTCCGAACATGGCAAAGAAGTTGCCATGCAATATAGCCGACCACGTCACTCCGGCTTTTATGAAGAATATTTACATGGAAGTACTCAAGGAAATGGACTTTGAGTATGTTACATGCGAGTACGACAGCAAGAGAGACATCATCGAGCTCGCTCAGACACTTGACTGTCCTGTCATCAGCTACGACGTTGAATTCTGCTTCACTGGACTCCGGTATATCCCGCGGAACGAACTCAAATTCAATGAAAGAGACAACACCATCACCTGCCGCTATTTCTCGTTGGACAAATTCATGAGGAAGTACACTTTGACGGCAGAGAAATTAGCCCTTTTCATTGTCTTGGCTGATGAACACATCTTCCCAGAAGACTTCTTTCAGGAGTTCTTCAAACGCATACGTGCACCTCTGGGTTACTTCAAAAGGAACTTAAGTTTACTGTATTGGCTTTCGAAGAACAACAGAAATACAACATTAAAGATGGTTTCGCAATTTGTAAATGCCGAGGATGAGAAAAAGTTTGTTGAAGAGGTCGACAAAGCTCAGTTGCTGATCGGAAAACGCGAGAAGGGTGGTCTCGGCGCTGCCTGTCTGCTGAACCCCGCAGCCGTCACCGTGGCACCAGGCGACCCCGAATGGTTCGCCAAAGGCGTCGCTTCAAACAACATCCCGATAAACTACGTCAATCTGTACCGTTACAAACACTTCTTCGGTTCCTTGGACGTAGAACTAGTAGACCCAATGGCGTCGTCACTAGATATCGTGAAATACGCATACGATCTGATCACTGATTTCCGAAATGACGGGTTCACATTGGTTTACGACATGAACTCCAAGAGGGAAAGTATGGTAGTGTCTGAGCTGTATTCCATCCGGAAGCCGGAGTACGAAGCGAGCGTGTGCGTGTTTGAGAATGGTTGGGATTCGGTGCGCGAGCTCGCCTTGTTTGAGCACTTCTTGAAGGAGACACTGCAGCTTGCGAGCCTAGAACCCTTGACAAAGCTACCAGAAGGCGCGAGACTCCTAACAGTAGCCCTGGTCTACTTCTCCCGCAAGAAAAGCGTCGACACGAGCACCGAGGCAACCTGCGTGCTCCTCTCCTACATCACACTAAGCCTCGTGCTCCAGAAATGCGGCAAAAACCTTCCCAAGTTTCCATTCCAATCCAAACCCATTCTGGACTCAACAACGGATGAGAGCACAGTCACTGATGAAGACTGCAACATCGCAGCGGCTGTCTTGGCTGAATATCTAGCAGTTCCCGAAACTGCTGAACAGGAAACTGTTGACGATGACCAAGTATTGTATCAGTTAAAGGAGTTCCAGATATGTCTGCGTCGGCTGGATGACTTGAACTTGTTGTGTGGTGCTCCTCTTCCGCCGACGGTCTACAGCCGCGTCTATTCTGCTGCTCTGGTAGCGCGGCTCCGGGTCGCCGCGGGCTCTGGGGATCCGCAGCCGTTTTTCGACAAACTCCTGGCCCCGGCTCCGACCGTCTACGCCTTTCTGAACGGTCTCATCGAAGCTTACCAGGCGATGTAA